From the genome of Brevibacterium sp. JSBI002, one region includes:
- a CDS encoding succinate dehydrogenase hydrophobic membrane anchor subunit, giving the protein MSTTSIPAPRTGYSRHKSTRSKFEMFAWLFMRISGVVLVILIFGHLFVNLWAGDGVQAIDFGFVAGKWASPFWQIWDLLMLWLAMLHGTNGLRTIIMDYSEKPGTRMSLQVILYIASAIVIVLGTLVIFTFDPCPAGADPSVLAEFCKA; this is encoded by the coding sequence ATGAGCACAACATCCATTCCGGCTCCGCGGACCGGCTACTCCCGGCACAAGTCGACGCGTTCGAAGTTCGAGATGTTCGCATGGCTGTTCATGCGCATCTCCGGCGTCGTGCTCGTCATCCTCATCTTCGGCCACCTGTTCGTGAACCTGTGGGCCGGCGACGGCGTCCAGGCCATCGACTTCGGCTTCGTCGCAGGCAAGTGGGCCAGCCCGTTCTGGCAGATCTGGGATCTGCTCATGCTGTGGCTGGCGATGCTGCACGGCACCAACGGTCTGCGCACCATCATCATGGACTACTCCGAGAAGCCCGGCACACGCATGTCCCTGCAGGTGATCCTCTACATCGCCTCGGCCATCGTCATCGTGCTCGGCACGCTCGTCATCTTCACGTTCGATCCCTGCCCGGCCGGAGCGGACCCCTCGGTCCTGGCTGAGTTCTGCAAGGCCTAA